One part of the Planctomycetia bacterium genome encodes these proteins:
- a CDS encoding carbohydrate kinase family protein, whose protein sequence is MAVDCLSVGILVADHLCSPIPRVPRVGELILADSLPLRPGGCAVNAAIDLAKVGVQVGVVGCVGVDAFGNYLIDVMNKSGVETSGVRRDPTVETSGSLIINVDGEDRRYIHSIGASASVRPEDIPLERVRSAKVLYVGGYLLMKGLLDGALTPVFRAARAAGVITALDVVLPGPGDHWPQLEGLLAETDLFLPNTDEAAVITGLNDPVAQADRFRAAGAKTVVITCGEHGTVLVNDQVRLRANIFRMNYVGGAGSGDAFDAGYIAALLAGGDERTCLAWGSALGASCVRAVGTTEGVFNKAEVEAFLADNRLEIKEL, encoded by the coding sequence GCGTCGGAGAGTTGATCCTGGCCGACAGCCTGCCGTTGCGGCCCGGCGGTTGCGCGGTGAATGCCGCGATCGATCTGGCCAAGGTCGGCGTGCAAGTCGGCGTGGTCGGCTGCGTTGGCGTGGACGCCTTCGGCAACTACCTGATCGACGTCATGAATAAAAGTGGCGTCGAGACCTCCGGCGTCCGGCGCGATCCGACCGTGGAAACCTCCGGCTCCTTGATCATCAACGTCGACGGCGAAGACCGTCGCTATATTCACTCGATCGGCGCCAGCGCCTCCGTTCGGCCCGAAGATATTCCGCTGGAGCGTGTCCGCAGCGCCAAGGTGCTCTACGTCGGCGGCTATCTGCTGATGAAAGGGCTGCTCGACGGCGCGCTTACGCCGGTCTTTCGCGCCGCCCGCGCCGCGGGAGTGATCACGGCGCTTGACGTGGTACTGCCCGGCCCGGGCGACCATTGGCCCCAATTGGAAGGCCTGCTGGCCGAAACCGATCTCTTCCTGCCGAACACCGATGAAGCCGCCGTCATCACCGGGCTGAACGACCCGGTTGCACAGGCCGATCGGTTTCGCGCCGCGGGAGCGAAGACCGTCGTCATTACCTGCGGCGAGCACGGCACCGTGCTGGTCAACGATCAGGTGCGGCTCCGCGCCAATATCTTCCGCATGAACTACGTCGGCGGCGCCGGCAGCGGCGACGCTTTCGACGCCGGCTATATCGCCGCCCTACTCGCTGGCGGCGACGAGCGCACGTGTCTCGCCTGGGGCAGCGCCCTCGGCGCCAGTTGCGTCCGCGCAGTGGGGACGACGGAGGGCGTGTTCAACAAGGCGGAAGTCGAGGCCTTCCTGGCGGACAATCGACTCGAAATCAAGGAGCTGTAG